In one window of Arachis ipaensis cultivar K30076 chromosome B06, Araip1.1, whole genome shotgun sequence DNA:
- the LOC110263338 gene encoding SHUGOSHIN 2-like → MLYLNKFGSLMRKKLSDITNSSHHLQEQQKPPEDTTSSNSADKDCIQQLLKERMTLLKLLAEKNKIIEWTKAEMQMLRGNVQKLQLQNWNLAQSNTHMLAAEASGKFQMAIEKMVEGRLRKYFEEVVLMEQKFIVNDTMNAKVCEVSLCLIRLLRKLRLWSLYDFDW, encoded by the exons ATGCTTTATCTGAATAAATTTGGAAGCTTAATGCGGAAGAAGCTTTCTGACATCACCAACTCCTCACACCACCTTCAAGAACAACAAAAACCACCAGAGGATACTACTTCTTCTAATTCTGCTGATAAGGATTGCATTCAACAACTTCTAAAG gaaaGAATGACTCTGCTGAAGCTCCTAGCTGAGAAAAA TAAAATAATTGAATGGACTAAAGCTGAGATGCAGATGTTAAGAGGCAATGTTCAAAAACTGCAACTACAGAATTGGAATCTTGCTCAATCAAACACACACATGCTAGCG GCTGAAGCCTCTGGTAAGTTCCAAATGGCCATAGAAAAAATGGTAGAAGGACGATTACGCAAGTACTTTGAGGAAGTTGTGCTGATGGAGCAAAAGTTTATTGTGAATGATACAATGAATGCTAAGGTATGTGAGGTTTCTCTATGTTTAATCAGGTTGTTAAGAAAGTTGAGGCTATGGTCACTTTATGATTTTGATTGGTGA
- the LOC107648206 gene encoding cytochrome P450 81E8-like, producing the protein MMELSYYNSLLLLFVVFITCYKLFTKRFKNLPPSPPPLPLIGNLHHLKPPALSQKYGPIFSFRFGSQLSMVISSASLAEECFTKNDIVLANRFRSPKTKHLTYNNTVVITSPYGDHWLNLCRICFLEILSTQRLNSFMGIRRDETARLIRSLSQGLGEGFTRVEVRLKLMSDGKS; encoded by the coding sequence ATGATGGAACTTTCGTATTataactctcttcttcttctcttcgttGTTTTCATCACTTGTTACAAGCTATTCACAAAGAGATTCAAAAACTTACCACCATCTCCACCGCCTCTTCCTCTAATCGGTAACCTCCACCACCTGAAACCACCCGCCTTATCACAAAAATACGGTCCCATTTTCTCGTTCCGCTTCGGTTCCCAACTCTCCATGGTCATTTCCTCCGCCTCCTTAGCCGAAGAATGTTTTACCAAAAACGACATCGTCCTCGCGAACCGTTTCCGTTCCCCCAAGACCAAGCACCTAACCTACAACAACACCGTGGTGATAACTTCGCCGTACGGCGACCACTGGCTCAACCTCTGCCGCATCTGCTTCCTAGAGATCCTCTCCACTCAGCGTCTCAACTCTTTTATGGGAATCCGAAGGGACGAAACGGCGAGGTTGAtccggagcttgagtcaggggtTAGGCGAGGGTTTCACGAGAGTTGAAGTGAGATTGAAATTGATGAGTGACGGTAAGAGTTGA